The genomic region AGTTCGAATCCTCCATTGTGGAAACTCAGGCCTGGGCGCTCCAGGGCCTTCGCCGCGCGCACCCGTTCCGGTTCGATTTCGATCCCGCAGACGCGCACGTCCGGCCGTACCGCCCGGAGCCGTTCAAAGAGTTCGACGGCGGTGGCCGGCGAGGCGCCGTAGCCCAAGTCCACCACGAGCGGGTCAGCGGCCCTCCGGAGCCGCCAGGCCTGCGGCCCCGCCAGCCACCGGTCCAGCCGGCGCATGCGGTTCGGGTTGGTGGTGCCGCGGGTCACGTTCCCCACCGGCCTGCCCCGGCTGCTCTGGCTGGTCACCACCCGTTCTGCTTTCTGCACCACGGTCCCAGCCTATCGGGCGCGCCTTCCCGGGCCTCGGGTGCGGCCGACGCTTTGGCGGCCCCTGCCGCGTGATGTAACTCTCGGCACCCGCGGGCCGCGCTCGGCTAGGATAAAAATCATGACTTACAAGCTGATTCTGCTGCGCCACGGCCACAGCGAATGGAACGCCAAGAACCTGTTCACCGGCTGGGTGGACGTTGACCTGAACGACCAGGGCCGCGAGGAAGCAGCACGCGGTGGAGAGCTGCTGGTTGAGAACAACGTTCTCCCGGACATCCTCTACACCTCGCTCCTGAAGCGGGCCATCAACACGGCCAATATCTCCCTGGACAAGGCCGACCGTGGCTGGATCCCCGTCAAGCGCGACTGGCGACTCAACGAGCGCCACTACGGTGCACTGCAGGGCAAGGACAAGGCCCAGACCCTGGCCGAATTCGGTGAGGACCAGTTCATGCTGTGGCGCCGTTCCTACGACACCCCGCCGCCGCCCCTGGACGACAGCAGCGAGTTTTCCCAGTCCCGCGATCCGCGCTACGCGGACCTCGGCGATGAACTGCCCCGCACCGAGTGCCTCAAGGACGTCCTGATCCGCCTGCTCCCATACTGGGAGTCGGACATCAAGGAAGACCTGAAGGCCGGCAAGACCGTCCTGGTCACCGCCCACGGCAACTCCCTGCGCGCCCTGGTCAAGCACCTGGACGGCATCAGCGACGACGCCATCGCCAGCCTGAACATCCCCACCGGCATCCCGCTGGTCTACGACCTGGACGAGAACTTCCAGCCGATCACCCGCGGCGGAACGTACCTCGATCCGGACGCTGCGGCGGAGGCCATTCTGGCAGTGGCCAACCAGGGCAAAAAGTAGCCCGCTGCTCGCCGCTGATTGAGCCTTTCGAAACCAAAAACGGACGACGCCGGATGGTCACCTCAGGTGACCAGCCGGCGTCGTCCGTTTGTGTTGCTTAGCCTATTCGACGGGTTAGCCGTGCTCGATGCTGTTCGGGTGCCACGCGCCGGTCACGAGGTAGGTGACCTTCTGCGCCACGGACACGCCGTGATCCGCGAACCGCTCGAAGTAGCGGCTGGCCAGTGCCACGTCCACGGTGGTGGCCGGGGATTCCTGCCAGTCAGGGTGTGCGATCGCCTTGAAGACACTGAGGTGGAGGTCGTTCACCGCGGAGTTGGCCTTGAGGATGTCGCGGGCAACCTCAAGGTCGCGGGTCTCCAACAGTTGCGTGAGCTTGTTCGCGATCTCGATGTCCTGCTCGGCGAAGCTCTTGAACGTTCCGGTGAGCGACTCCGGGATCACTGTGGAGGGAAACCGCAGCCGGGCCAGCTGGGCGATATGGCGGGCAAGATCGCCCATGCGCTCCAGGGATGCGCTCATCCGCAGCGACCCGACGATCATCCGCAGGTCACTGGCCACGGGGCCCTGCAGCGCGAGGATGTCGATGGCGCGCTCGTCGAGGCTGTTCTGCAGGAAATCGATCCTGGCGTCGGCGGCGATGACGTCCTGTGCCAGGTCGACGTCGGCACTCTCGAACGAGGTGGTTGCCTTGCCGATCGCTTCGCTGACCAGCTTTGAAATCTCGATGAGGTCCTCGCCCACATGGGCCAGTTCCTCCTGAAATACCTTGCGCACGTAGGCGTCCTTTCCTTGGAAACTCCGCCCCGCCGCGGCGGTCAGAATTTCGTGTCACCGTTCCGGCAGTCCAACCGCACACTCTTCCAGTGTTCGGTGAACTGTTACACATCTCAAGATGAACGTTAGCTGAACCCGCACCGCGTGGGCCGTTTATCGGATTTTGGGGCTTCCCGGAAGCATAAGCTGGAGGCGTGGATCCAATGCTCCTAGGTGTCATCGCCGGCCTGCTGGGCCTGTCGTTCGGCGTCTTTGGCGTGCTCGCCTTCCGTGCCAGCGAGAAGCAGCGCGAGCTCGTGGACATCGAGTACGACGAACCGGCGCTGCCCCAGGGCTCCGCGGAAGTCCTCGCCGTCGTCGGGCAGGCGTTCGTGGTGGTGGACGCAATCGATGGCGTCGTCCGGGCAAGCCCGGCGGCCTACGCCTACGGCCTGGTTCGCGGCCACACTGTGGTGCACCGCGAACTGCTGGAAATGACGGCGAACGTCCGGCGCGACGGCGTCATTCTGGAGCGGCAGCTTGAACTGCCCCGGGGGCCGCTCGGCCAGGGAACCATCATCGTGCAGGTCCGGGCAGCAATGCTGGGTGAGGAATACATTGTCCTGCTGGCCGATGACCGCACCGAGATCACCCGGACCGAGGAGATCCGCAACGACTTCGTGGCCAACGTATCCCACGAACTGAAGACCCCGGTGGGCGCCATCTCGCTGCTGGCTGAAGCGCTGGAGTCGTCGGCGGACGACGAGGATGCCGTCCGCCGCTTCGCGAAACGCATGCACAAGGAGTCGGCCCGCCTCGCCGCGCTGGTGCAGGACATCATTGAGCTGTCCCGGCTGCAGGGCGCGAACGTGGCGCAGCAGGGGCACCCCGTGGATATCAACGACGTGATCTCCGAAGCGGTGGACCGGTCGCAGCTGCCCGCCGAGAGCAAGAACATCCAGATCGTCATTGGCGGCCGCGCTGAGGCCAAGGTCTACGGTGACCAGGATCTGCTGGTCACGGCGCTGCGGAACCTCATCGACAACGCGATCCGGTACTCGCCGGAAAACACCCGGGTAGGCATCGGCGTGCGGTCCAAGGAAGGTCTGGTTTCCGTCTCTGTGACAGACCAGGGCGAAGGCCTGTCACCCGAGGATCAGGAACGGGTGTTCGAGCGCTTCTACCGGGTGGATGCGGCCCGGTCCCGCCACACCGGCGGAACCGGTCTGGGCCTGAGCATCGTCAAGCACGTTGTTTCCAACCACGGCGGTGAAGTCACTCTCTGGTCCCAGCCCGGGCAAGGCTCCACGTTCACCCTCCGGCTGCCGGAGATGGAAGGGCAGGACGAGGAGGTCGCACCGGAACCGTGCCCCCGCACCGGGGATGCCCGCGCCGCCAGAGAAGCCAAAGCGCTGGCGCACGCCTCACCGCAGGGCCAGCCTGACCGGCCGCAACAGGCCAAGGAACCACACGACGCCGCCGGCGTCCACGAACGAGGAGCTAACGCTTGAGCAGGATTCTTATTGTCGAGGACGAGGAGTCGTTCAGCGATCCCCTGTCCTATCTCCTGGGCAAGGAAGGGTTCGAAGTGGAGGTCGTGGACAATGGCCTCGACGCCATCACGGAATTCGACCGCAACGGGGCGGACCTGGTGCTGCTCGACCTGCAGCTGCCGGGACAGTCCGGCACGGAGGTCTGCCGGCAGCTTCGGCAGCGCTCCACTGTTCCCGTCATCATGCTGACCGCCAAGGACAGCGAGATCGACAAGGTCGTCGGGCTTGAGCTGGGCGCAGACGACTACGTCACCAAGCCCTACTCCTCCCGTGAGCTGGTGGCCCGTGTGCGCGCGGTGCTGCGCCGCCAGGGCGAACCGGAGGAACTCATCTCATCCACCGTCCATGCCGGTCCGGTGCGGATGGACATCGAGAGGCACGTGGTGAGTGTCGACGGCGAGCAGGTGTCGCTGCCGCTGAAGGAGTTTGAACTGCTGGAGATGCTGCTGCGCAACTCCGGCCGCGTACTGACCCGCGGCCAGCTGATTGACCGGGTCTGGGGCTCCGACTATGTGGGCGACACGAAAACGCTCGATGTCCACGTGAAGCGCCTGCGCAGCAAGATCGAGCCCGACCCGTCTTTGCCGCGGTACCTCGTCACCGTGCGCGGACTGGGCTACAAGTTCGAGCCGTAGAAGGTGGCGGCCCGCCGGGGGAGCTGCCGTGCCGGGCCCCGACAATACAAGGCACCGACAACACAAGACACCGATGACACAAGAAGGAGGGGTTCCCGGCCGGGAACCCCTCCTCCTTGTGTCGCTGCCCTGTTGGCTGCGCTCTTAGTGGCTTTCGGTGGGCGTGGCTGAGGCAGACTCGTTCGGCGTTGCGGTCTCACCCGGCGTTGCGGACTCGCTCGGCGTTGCGGACTCGCTGGGCGTGCCGCCCGGCAGGTAGGCGGCGTATTCCTTCAGCGTGCCGTCCACCACAGGAATCTTCACGGTCTTGTTGACGTGGGTGCCGTCCTCGGTCACCTGGACGTCAACGAGGGATCCGGGTTTGCCGCCGGACGTGCTCAGGATGGCTGCGTCCGCGGACTGGTTCAGCATGGTGTAGGCGTTCTGCTTGACTGAAACTTCAGTTTGCGCGCCTTCGGCACCCTTGAGTGTGACCTTGACGTCCTTCGACGAGGAGTTGTAGACGGCACCGATGACGCGGCCCGGCTGGTTTTCGCCGGCGGAAACGATCAGCATGTTGCGCAGCTGGACCGGTCCGACTTCGGCACGGGTTCCGTCGGAGGCGGCGTACTGGTGAGAGGTCTGCTGGGCGTTAACGTAGCCGCAGCCCGTCAGGGCCAGCAGACCGACGCTCAGGGCGGCTGCCGCCATTGCCATCTTGCCGCTCTGGCCCCGGTTCATCGCAGTGAAACGCACGTCACGCACTCCTCGAAAAGTCTTTGAAACAGTTTTCAGGCATAGCCTATCGGCAAAGACGGTCAAACAAGGATTCGGCCCCTCCACATGACTGGCCCCTCCGCCGCGATTTATGGGGGTCCCAGGGCCGTCTTCGGAGACCCGCAACTACCCGCGCGTAACGCTTGTGGGCCTGCATGCGATGCACTATTGTTCGCATTCGTCAAGGGGTCTGAGGGGCTGATTTGGGCCATTTTCCGCGGATTTACGGGGTTCTCGGGCCGTATCCACGCCAGTCATATGCCTTAATCGTGATAGACTGGTCTGCGGGAAAGGGGAAAGTCCACATGGTTTTTGAGGTCGGCGAGACAGTAGTTTACCCTCACCACGGTGCAGCAAAAATTGAAGAGATCAAGATGCGCACTGTCAAGGGCGAAGAGAAGATGTATCTCAAGCTCAAGGTGGCTCAGGGTGATCTGACCATTGAAGTTCCAGCAGAGAACGTTGACCTTGTTGGGGTTCGCGACGTAGTGGGCAAAGACGGTTTGGAGCACGTGTTTGACGTGCTCCGTGCCGAGTTCACTGAGGAGCCCACCAACTGGTCGCGTCGTTACAAGGCAAATCTGGAGAAGCTTGCTTCCGGTGACGTCATCAAGGTTGCAGAGGTCGTCCGCGACCTGTGGCGCCGGGATCACGACCGCGGCCTTTCCGCAGGCGAGAAGCGAATGCTGGCCAAGGCCCGGCAGATTCTGATTTCTGAATTGGCTCTGGCTGAAAAGACCGACGAAGAGAAGGCCGCGAGCGTTCTCGACGAGGTCTTGGCTTCCTAACAAGAATTGAACCCCGGTCGCACGGTGCCGCCGGGGTTTCTTCTTGCCCAAAATTAGCCAGCCCAAATCCCCATGCAGGTAGCAGCTCGTGGTGTTCCCAGCGCTGAGAACGCCCGCAGCTGCTACTGAGTTGGGAGATGGAGGGGGAGTGAGGCAGGGACGTAGGCTAGAGCGCATGAACACTGCACCCAAGCGCCCTGTGACCGCCGTGATCCTCGTCGCCGCCGGTTCCGGGCAGAGGTTGGGGTATGGCATGCCGAAGGCCGCCGTGCCGCTGGGCGGTGAACCGATCCTCATGCATGCGCTCCGCGGGATCGTCGCGGCAGGCATTGCCAGCCAGGTGTGCATCGCGCTTCCGTCAGGGGAAGAGAGGCTTCGCCGGCTCTGCGAGGACTTCCGGGTGGAGCTGGTGGACGGCGGCCCGCTCGTGACCATGGTCGACGGCGGAGCCTCCCGGGCGGATTCCGTCCGCGCTGCACTGGCCGCCGTGGAGGACGGCACCGAAGCGGTCCTGGTCCATGACGCAGCACGTGCGCTGACGCCGGAGCAGGTCTTCCACCGCGTGACCCAGGCGCTGGCCGCCGGCGCCGAAGCAGTGATTCCGGTAATTCCGGTGGTGGACACGGTCAAAACGGTCACCGCCACCGAGGGGCCGGCCACGGACATCGCACCTGAACTCGTCACGGGAACCGCCCCACGGGAGGAGCTCCGGGCGGTCCAGACCCCGCAGGGGTT from Arthrobacter globiformis harbors:
- a CDS encoding sensor histidine kinase, yielding MLLGVIAGLLGLSFGVFGVLAFRASEKQRELVDIEYDEPALPQGSAEVLAVVGQAFVVVDAIDGVVRASPAAYAYGLVRGHTVVHRELLEMTANVRRDGVILERQLELPRGPLGQGTIIVQVRAAMLGEEYIVLLADDRTEITRTEEIRNDFVANVSHELKTPVGAISLLAEALESSADDEDAVRRFAKRMHKESARLAALVQDIIELSRLQGANVAQQGHPVDINDVISEAVDRSQLPAESKNIQIVIGGRAEAKVYGDQDLLVTALRNLIDNAIRYSPENTRVGIGVRSKEGLVSVSVTDQGEGLSPEDQERVFERFYRVDAARSRHTGGTGLGLSIVKHVVSNHGGEVTLWSQPGQGSTFTLRLPEMEGQDEEVAPEPCPRTGDARAAREAKALAHASPQGQPDRPQQAKEPHDAAGVHERGANA
- a CDS encoding phosphoglyceromutase yields the protein MTYKLILLRHGHSEWNAKNLFTGWVDVDLNDQGREEAARGGELLVENNVLPDILYTSLLKRAINTANISLDKADRGWIPVKRDWRLNERHYGALQGKDKAQTLAEFGEDQFMLWRRSYDTPPPPLDDSSEFSQSRDPRYADLGDELPRTECLKDVLIRLLPYWESDIKEDLKAGKTVLVTAHGNSLRALVKHLDGISDDAIASLNIPTGIPLVYDLDENFQPITRGGTYLDPDAAAEAILAVANQGKK
- a CDS encoding response regulator transcription factor, translating into MSRILIVEDEESFSDPLSYLLGKEGFEVEVVDNGLDAITEFDRNGADLVLLDLQLPGQSGTEVCRQLRQRSTVPVIMLTAKDSEIDKVVGLELGADDYVTKPYSSRELVARVRAVLRRQGEPEELISSTVHAGPVRMDIERHVVSVDGEQVSLPLKEFELLEMLLRNSGRVLTRGQLIDRVWGSDYVGDTKTLDVHVKRLRSKIEPDPSLPRYLVTVRGLGYKFEP
- a CDS encoding CarD family transcriptional regulator, whose protein sequence is MVFEVGETVVYPHHGAAKIEEIKMRTVKGEEKMYLKLKVAQGDLTIEVPAENVDLVGVRDVVGKDGLEHVFDVLRAEFTEEPTNWSRRYKANLEKLASGDVIKVAEVVRDLWRRDHDRGLSAGEKRMLAKARQILISELALAEKTDEEKAASVLDEVLAS
- the ispD gene encoding 2-C-methyl-D-erythritol 4-phosphate cytidylyltransferase; the encoded protein is MNTAPKRPVTAVILVAAGSGQRLGYGMPKAAVPLGGEPILMHALRGIVAAGIASQVCIALPSGEERLRRLCEDFRVELVDGGPLVTMVDGGASRADSVRAALAAVEDGTEAVLVHDAARALTPEQVFHRVTQALAAGAEAVIPVIPVVDTVKTVTATEGPATDIAPELVTGTAPREELRAVQTPQGFKLSVLRQAHEAASGFDERQAAAVTDDAMLVELLGVPVHAVRGASQSLKITTPLDLIIAEGLLEGPLGARWVEG
- the phoU gene encoding phosphate signaling complex protein PhoU, which encodes MRKVFQEELAHVGEDLIEISKLVSEAIGKATTSFESADVDLAQDVIAADARIDFLQNSLDERAIDILALQGPVASDLRMIVGSLRMSASLERMGDLARHIAQLARLRFPSTVIPESLTGTFKSFAEQDIEIANKLTQLLETRDLEVARDILKANSAVNDLHLSVFKAIAHPDWQESPATTVDVALASRYFERFADHGVSVAQKVTYLVTGAWHPNSIEHG